A genomic window from Quercus lobata isolate SW786 chromosome 10, ValleyOak3.0 Primary Assembly, whole genome shotgun sequence includes:
- the LOC115963562 gene encoding uncharacterized protein LOC115963562 isoform X1 — protein MGLLKLPLLVLLCWVFSLLSLIALCDDSELTVKFLKAPHTFSHLSSATFVFEVLEGGNGACTNCNITCKLDDGFASDCEGRMVLYAGLQDGNHTFEVCTNGSGGVGCANYNWTVDTVPPTAYITASTPFTNALNVSINISFSEPCTGGGGFVCSSVNACNLLVYGAGQVIPSSLNILQPNLQYSILVGLSSASHYGRAILVMDKNFCTDSAGNKFTRNVNSTFFVHFDRRSVFVNLRIHVPERLLQLNGETRLVQATNNYNKLKVYLYFSEPVLNSSAEILNSLQMSQGTLLPISGNDLGNRRFGFMVANLSGMAIVTLSINSNSIISRQGTPVSQVAPVTFLYDSLRPAVRLSTPSHLRTREHSIPMLIKFMKPVFGFNSSNISITGGHLQSFRDISKSTYSIEIKADHDIVSVYVPENVTGDVAGNKNLPSNVLQVRHYSVPKISSVISELATASFVVTSIASGLLMVSIASLHSIGEFSRPFSSSSDPARNLFRIAWHIQVFALSRWLAVTLPVEYHEFARGLQWSIPYFNLPWETRNTQPVLMGSSLPSNSRPYISKIHDSENFPGVQPKQENLSRAASVYGLPLTPMEYRSYFQNQNIRPEAEYILDPHILNGWRDFSRSLFCLAIIGGSFILLHALLLVILKFRKKNPEKQRGYGVLTFPRFEIFLIILALPCICEASAALIRGGSASEIIVGILLLGAVSFLLLVLLLFLSIGITFAKLLQYKEVHQVGRRFHWYQEIVRVTLGPGKRGQWTWKNQQNSNYLTMLGPLFEDLRGPPKYMLSQISGGSSLTHGDRIIASDDETEDAEAPFIQKLFGILRIYYTLLESVRRVTLGTMAGAYKEKRSSKTPTIILLCITSFQLFFLVLKKPFIKKKVQLVEIISVTSEVGLFAICFVLLEKEFSARVETIVGVFMLILFLVGYLPQMMNEWCALYRQTKQLDSAEKSFLTGLKIASIGLVLLFIPHKFLESRFPVNGHHGDGETNVTSSSAERNRNSGSRNSGTTVPEKSWLKQLRELAKASFSKDESGAPSDPSTSRARWSGFWGTKGSGSPTLNASSDLKSNPSGLYKDLEAIFASK, from the exons ATGGGCTTGCTCAAGCTTCCATTGTTGGTTTTACTTTGCTGGGTGTTCTCTCTTTTGAGTTTGATAGCACTCTGTGATGACTCAGAGCTCACcgtgaagttcttgaaggctccCCATACATTCTCTCATCTCAGCTCAGCCACATTCGTCTTTGAAGTTCTTGAGGGTGGGAATGGCGCTTGCACCAATTGTAATATCACTTGCAAG CTGGATGATGGCTTTGCTTCGGACTGTGAAGGCAGGATGGTTTTGTATGCAGGCTTGCAGGATGGAAATCATACATTTGAGGTTTGCACCAACGGGTCTGGAGGAGTTGGCTGTGCTAACTATAACTGGACTGTTG ATACAGTCCCGCCTACAGCATATATCACAGCCTCAACACCTTTCACAAATGCTCTAAATGTTTCTATAAATATATCTTTCAGTGAACCCTGTACTGGTGGAGGAGGTTTTGTATGTTCGTCTGTGAATGCCTGCAAC CTTTTGGTCTATGGTGCCGGCCAAGTTATACCATCCTCACTCAACATTCTACAGCCAAACCTCCAATATTCCATCCTTGTGGGTTTATCATCTGCTTCTCATTATGGGCGAGCGATTTTGGTAATGGATAAGAATTTTTGTACTGACAGTGCTGGGAACAAATTTACAAGAAACGTGAATTCTACTTTCTTTGTGCATTTCG ATAGACGAAGTGTGTTTGTCAACTTGAGGATTCATGTTCCTGAAAGGCTACTTCAACTTAATGGTGAAACTAGACTGGTGCAAGCAACTAATAACTACAATAAACTAAAGGTGTATTTGTACTTTTCAGAGCCTGTTCTCAACTCATCTGCAGAAATTCTAAATTCTCTCCAAATGAGTCAGGGCACACTTCTTCCTATCAGTGGAAATGATCTTGGGAATCGCAGATTTGGCTTTATG GTTGCAAATCTATCTGGCATGGCTATAGTCACACTAAGCATTAATTCAAACTCTATAATAAGTAGACAAGGGACTCCAGTTTCCCAAGTTGCACCAGTTACTTTCCTGTATG ATTCTTTGAGGCCTGCTGTAAGGTTGAGTACACCATCCCATTTGAGGACAAGAGAACATAGCATCCCTATGTTAATAAAATTCATGAAGCCTGTATTTGGTTTCAACTCTTCTAATATATCAATCACAGGAGGGCATTTACAGAG CTTTCGTGACATAAGTAAAAGCACATATTCTATAGAGATAAAAGCAGACCATGATATTGTATCTGTCTATGTTCCCGAGAATGTAACTGGGGATGTTGCTGGAAACAAAAATCTACCCTCCAATGTTCTACAAGTAAGGCACT ATTCTGTGCCCAAAATATCTTCTGTGATTTCTGAGCTTGCAACTGCTTCATTTGTGGTGACATCTATTGCTTCCGGGTTGCTTATGGTTTCAATTGCAAGCCTTCACTCCATTGGGGAATTTTCAAgaccattttcttcttcttctgatccGGCAAGGAATCTTTTT AGAATTGCATGGCATATTCAGGTTTTTGCATTATCTAGATGGTTGGCAGTGACACTGCCAGTGGAGTATCATGAATTTGCAAGGGGTTTGCAGTGGAGCATTCCCTACTTCAATCTTCCATGGGAAACTCGGAACACCCAGCCGGTCTTGATGGGCTCAAGTCTCCCTTCCAACTCACGTCCCTACATATCTAAAATTCATGATTCAGAAAATTTTCCAGGTGTGCAGCCGAAACAAGAGAATTTGAGTAGGGCTGCTTCTGTATATGGGTTGCCACTGACTCCAATGGAATATAGATCATACTTTCAG AACCAAAATATTAGACCAGAAGCTGAATATATTTTGGATCCGCATATTTTAAATGG GTGGAGGGATTTTAGTAGAAGCTTGTTCTGCTTAGCCATAATTGGTGGCAGTTTCATACTGCTGCATGCTTTACTCCTTGTCATCCTAAAATTCAGGAAGAAAAATCCTGAAAAGCAGAGGGGTTATGGAGTACTCACATTCCCAAGATTTGAAATATTCCTTATAATTCTTGCACTACCTTGTATTTGCGAGGCCTCTGCTGCTCTAATTAGAG GAGGATCGGCATCAGAGATTATAGTTGGCATTCTGCTTCTGGGTGCTGTGTCATTTCTACTGCTGGTATTGCTCTTGTTCCTCTCTATAGGTATTACATTTGCAAAGCTACTTCAATACAAGGAAGTTCATCAAGTAGGTCGGAGATTTCACTGGTATCAAGAAATAGTCCGAGTAACTCTGGGTCCTGGTAAGAGAGGCCAGTGGACGTGGAAAAATCAACAGAACTCTAATTACCTAACCATGTTAGGGCCTCTATTTGAAGATTTAAGAGGCCCCCCAAAATACATGCTCTCACAGATTTCTGGGGGCAGTTCCCTTACACATGGTGATCGGATCATTGCCTCTGATGACGAAACTGAAGATGCAGAAGCACCTTTTATCCAAAAGCTGTTTGGAATACTCAGAATATACTACACGCTGCTTGAATCCGTGAGACGCGTTACACTAGGGACTATGGCTGGTGCCTATAAGGAGAAGCGGTCTTCTAAGACTCCCACAATAATCTTGTTATGCATCACCTCTTTTCAGCTCTTCTTCCTTGTTCTCAAGAAGccatttattaagaaaaaagttCAGTTGGTTGAGATCATCTCAGTTACCAGTGAAGTAGGtttatttgctatttgttttgttCTCTTGGAGAAGGAATTTTCAGCCAGGGTTGAGACTATAGTTGGAGTGTTCATGCTTATACTTTTCCTAGTGGGATATTTACCACAGATGATGAATGAATGGTGTGCTTTGTATAGACAGACAAAGCAGCTGGACTCGGCTGAGAAGTCTTTCTTAACTGGTTTGAAGATAGCTTCAATTGGATTAGTTCTGCTTTTCATCCCACACAAGTTTTTGGAAAGCAGGTTCCCAGTTAATGGTCACCATGGGGATGGAGAGACTAATGTCACTAGTTCTTCAGCTGAAAGGAACAGGAACTCTGGGAGTAGGAACTCAGGCACAACTGTGCCAGAAAAATCATGGTTGAAACAGCTAAGAGAACTGGCAAAGGCTAGCTTTAGTAAGGATGAAAGTGGGGCTCCAAGTGATCCCTCAACCAGTCGTGCAAGATGGAGTGGGTTTTGGGGCACTAAAGGTAGTGGGAGCCCTACTTTAAATGCATCTTCTGATTTAAAGTCAAATCCAAGCGGGTTGTACAAAGATTTAGAAGCCATTTTTGCATCCAAGTAA
- the LOC115963562 gene encoding uncharacterized protein LOC115963562 isoform X2 gives MDKNFCTDSAGNKFTRNVNSTFFVHFDRRSVFVNLRIHVPERLLQLNGETRLVQATNNYNKLKVYLYFSEPVLNSSAEILNSLQMSQGTLLPISGNDLGNRRFGFMVANLSGMAIVTLSINSNSIISRQGTPVSQVAPVTFLYDSLRPAVRLSTPSHLRTREHSIPMLIKFMKPVFGFNSSNISITGGHLQSFRDISKSTYSIEIKADHDIVSVYVPENVTGDVAGNKNLPSNVLQVRHYSVPKISSVISELATASFVVTSIASGLLMVSIASLHSIGEFSRPFSSSSDPARNLFRIAWHIQVFALSRWLAVTLPVEYHEFARGLQWSIPYFNLPWETRNTQPVLMGSSLPSNSRPYISKIHDSENFPGVQPKQENLSRAASVYGLPLTPMEYRSYFQNQNIRPEAEYILDPHILNGWRDFSRSLFCLAIIGGSFILLHALLLVILKFRKKNPEKQRGYGVLTFPRFEIFLIILALPCICEASAALIRGGSASEIIVGILLLGAVSFLLLVLLLFLSIGITFAKLLQYKEVHQVGRRFHWYQEIVRVTLGPGKRGQWTWKNQQNSNYLTMLGPLFEDLRGPPKYMLSQISGGSSLTHGDRIIASDDETEDAEAPFIQKLFGILRIYYTLLESVRRVTLGTMAGAYKEKRSSKTPTIILLCITSFQLFFLVLKKPFIKKKVQLVEIISVTSEVGLFAICFVLLEKEFSARVETIVGVFMLILFLVGYLPQMMNEWCALYRQTKQLDSAEKSFLTGLKIASIGLVLLFIPHKFLESRFPVNGHHGDGETNVTSSSAERNRNSGSRNSGTTVPEKSWLKQLRELAKASFSKDESGAPSDPSTSRARWSGFWGTKGSGSPTLNASSDLKSNPSGLYKDLEAIFASK, from the exons ATGGATAAGAATTTTTGTACTGACAGTGCTGGGAACAAATTTACAAGAAACGTGAATTCTACTTTCTTTGTGCATTTCG ATAGACGAAGTGTGTTTGTCAACTTGAGGATTCATGTTCCTGAAAGGCTACTTCAACTTAATGGTGAAACTAGACTGGTGCAAGCAACTAATAACTACAATAAACTAAAGGTGTATTTGTACTTTTCAGAGCCTGTTCTCAACTCATCTGCAGAAATTCTAAATTCTCTCCAAATGAGTCAGGGCACACTTCTTCCTATCAGTGGAAATGATCTTGGGAATCGCAGATTTGGCTTTATG GTTGCAAATCTATCTGGCATGGCTATAGTCACACTAAGCATTAATTCAAACTCTATAATAAGTAGACAAGGGACTCCAGTTTCCCAAGTTGCACCAGTTACTTTCCTGTATG ATTCTTTGAGGCCTGCTGTAAGGTTGAGTACACCATCCCATTTGAGGACAAGAGAACATAGCATCCCTATGTTAATAAAATTCATGAAGCCTGTATTTGGTTTCAACTCTTCTAATATATCAATCACAGGAGGGCATTTACAGAG CTTTCGTGACATAAGTAAAAGCACATATTCTATAGAGATAAAAGCAGACCATGATATTGTATCTGTCTATGTTCCCGAGAATGTAACTGGGGATGTTGCTGGAAACAAAAATCTACCCTCCAATGTTCTACAAGTAAGGCACT ATTCTGTGCCCAAAATATCTTCTGTGATTTCTGAGCTTGCAACTGCTTCATTTGTGGTGACATCTATTGCTTCCGGGTTGCTTATGGTTTCAATTGCAAGCCTTCACTCCATTGGGGAATTTTCAAgaccattttcttcttcttctgatccGGCAAGGAATCTTTTT AGAATTGCATGGCATATTCAGGTTTTTGCATTATCTAGATGGTTGGCAGTGACACTGCCAGTGGAGTATCATGAATTTGCAAGGGGTTTGCAGTGGAGCATTCCCTACTTCAATCTTCCATGGGAAACTCGGAACACCCAGCCGGTCTTGATGGGCTCAAGTCTCCCTTCCAACTCACGTCCCTACATATCTAAAATTCATGATTCAGAAAATTTTCCAGGTGTGCAGCCGAAACAAGAGAATTTGAGTAGGGCTGCTTCTGTATATGGGTTGCCACTGACTCCAATGGAATATAGATCATACTTTCAG AACCAAAATATTAGACCAGAAGCTGAATATATTTTGGATCCGCATATTTTAAATGG GTGGAGGGATTTTAGTAGAAGCTTGTTCTGCTTAGCCATAATTGGTGGCAGTTTCATACTGCTGCATGCTTTACTCCTTGTCATCCTAAAATTCAGGAAGAAAAATCCTGAAAAGCAGAGGGGTTATGGAGTACTCACATTCCCAAGATTTGAAATATTCCTTATAATTCTTGCACTACCTTGTATTTGCGAGGCCTCTGCTGCTCTAATTAGAG GAGGATCGGCATCAGAGATTATAGTTGGCATTCTGCTTCTGGGTGCTGTGTCATTTCTACTGCTGGTATTGCTCTTGTTCCTCTCTATAGGTATTACATTTGCAAAGCTACTTCAATACAAGGAAGTTCATCAAGTAGGTCGGAGATTTCACTGGTATCAAGAAATAGTCCGAGTAACTCTGGGTCCTGGTAAGAGAGGCCAGTGGACGTGGAAAAATCAACAGAACTCTAATTACCTAACCATGTTAGGGCCTCTATTTGAAGATTTAAGAGGCCCCCCAAAATACATGCTCTCACAGATTTCTGGGGGCAGTTCCCTTACACATGGTGATCGGATCATTGCCTCTGATGACGAAACTGAAGATGCAGAAGCACCTTTTATCCAAAAGCTGTTTGGAATACTCAGAATATACTACACGCTGCTTGAATCCGTGAGACGCGTTACACTAGGGACTATGGCTGGTGCCTATAAGGAGAAGCGGTCTTCTAAGACTCCCACAATAATCTTGTTATGCATCACCTCTTTTCAGCTCTTCTTCCTTGTTCTCAAGAAGccatttattaagaaaaaagttCAGTTGGTTGAGATCATCTCAGTTACCAGTGAAGTAGGtttatttgctatttgttttgttCTCTTGGAGAAGGAATTTTCAGCCAGGGTTGAGACTATAGTTGGAGTGTTCATGCTTATACTTTTCCTAGTGGGATATTTACCACAGATGATGAATGAATGGTGTGCTTTGTATAGACAGACAAAGCAGCTGGACTCGGCTGAGAAGTCTTTCTTAACTGGTTTGAAGATAGCTTCAATTGGATTAGTTCTGCTTTTCATCCCACACAAGTTTTTGGAAAGCAGGTTCCCAGTTAATGGTCACCATGGGGATGGAGAGACTAATGTCACTAGTTCTTCAGCTGAAAGGAACAGGAACTCTGGGAGTAGGAACTCAGGCACAACTGTGCCAGAAAAATCATGGTTGAAACAGCTAAGAGAACTGGCAAAGGCTAGCTTTAGTAAGGATGAAAGTGGGGCTCCAAGTGATCCCTCAACCAGTCGTGCAAGATGGAGTGGGTTTTGGGGCACTAAAGGTAGTGGGAGCCCTACTTTAAATGCATCTTCTGATTTAAAGTCAAATCCAAGCGGGTTGTACAAAGATTTAGAAGCCATTTTTGCATCCAAGTAA